A region of the Megalops cyprinoides isolate fMegCyp1 chromosome 21, fMegCyp1.pri, whole genome shotgun sequence genome:
CTCCAGCATTTCGGCCTCGTTCGACAGAGACGAGATCCCACGGGCTGACAGCCCGTCCAGGTCAGAATGTACCAGCAGGTCCCAAGAGGTTCAGGGCCTGCCCTTAGCCTGCAACACTCTGGGAGTGCCTGGCCTCAGAGACTCCAGGGAGATGAGAAGGGCCTCGTCAGAGCAGATCAGCTGCACCCAGCCCTCAGTGGAGATTACGTCTGAGTACCGCAGTAAGTCTTTTGATTGTGGCAGCGTATCGCCCAGCAGGTCCTTGTCACCTATGGAGACCACTTTGCCAAAGAGTCCTCAAGCTGCCCCAGTGGTCCAAGTCCCTCTTATTGAAAGACGAAGGGGACCTCTCGTCCGTCAGATGTCCTTAAAAATTGGTTTAGATAGCCAACAACAGCCAGGAAAGCACCCTCCAGCCCTTCAGAAAGTGTCTACTGCTAATACTGTCCCAGCTCCCCAACACAGGTTTCAGGCTGTCGGTTTGCCTGGCATAAATCAACCTCTCATTTTACCCCAAGTGATTCCTGGGGAGGGTCTTCAGCAGAAGAATGAAGTGACAGTTCAGAGCATTAACTTAGGCAGCCAAACCCAGCACCCTCCGGTTCATGGCCTTCCACACCCCTGGCACCAAACCTCCAAGACTGTGATGTGCTTAAGGACACAGCAGGCTCCAGTCCAAGTCGTGGTGGGTCAGCACGACGCCCAGCACAATTCTGCTGACTCCCAAGACAAAAGAAGCTACATTCCTAAGTATCAGCTGCAGGTCTCCGCCCACAAACCCTCAGCCTACGCCCCCCCAACCACGCTGGGGACACAGATTGCCTTGCCTGTCCTAACACTTCCCGTCGCTAAAGAGGTCTGCAACATTTCCAAGCCAACAGGAGGAGTGCAGAATATATGTGTGGTCCCGCAGAGCCACCAGATCATTGCCAATCCAGCAGCTTCCATTGTGTTGCCCGTGGGCCTTCCAAGCCGTGCAGGCATTGCCCCCTTGCCCCAGATCCTGATCACCCATGAGCTCAACCCTCCCTCCACCGCTGCCTCCTGTGGTGCCCCACCTCCTGCTCCCACCGCTGACAGCGGTGTTAAAAATGTGCCACGTGTCCACGCAGAGGACCCACAAGCATCTGCTAGCGTTCAACTGAAGAGTAGTTCGGTTCCCGATACTCAGAGCCGCACCGTTGACTCCCGTAGCATGCCCTCACTAGGTTCCTTGCACTGTGTCCAGAAAATGTCGTCCATGGGTCTCTGCCCTCAGCAGGAACCCGCCGCCTCCAGCAAACGCATGCTGTCTCCGGCGAACAGCCTGGACATCGCCatggagaagcagcagaagcGAGCGAAAGACGAGCATGGCGCCGCGTGCCTGACAGACGGCAGGTCCCTTAGTTACCTGAACTCGAAGATGGCGGAGGTGACCAGGCAGCGGAAGCTCACCCTGGTTCGGCAGGTCTGCACGACCGAGCCCGTGGACAGCCCCATTGAGTCTGAACCTTCCCCACAGCAGCTGGAGAAGGCAGAAGCAGAAAAGAGCGACCCTGTGGACACCCAGACACCAAACACCTCGAAGAACAGGGCGACTGTGGAGCATGTGGCTGAGAATGAGACCCCTGCAGTGGCAGTCTATCAGGGCTCTTCAGCTCTGGCTTCCTCCCCGGTACCAGCCAATTCCACACTGAAGTCTCAAGTCAAGTGTGAGGAGGGACGATCCACCGTCAAATCTCCCGTGAGGATCCCAAGCTTGCACGGACAGGGGAAACTGGCCTCGTCTGTGTCTGTCGTCAGCACGCGGGACAGCCATCGCCTGTCCTTCCCCAGCCTGAAGACTGCAACCACCCTTACCTGGTGTTACCTGATGAAGAGGAAGCCCCTGCACATCCCCCAGACCGACCAGAAGATCTCGGCATATGCCACCTGGTCCATCTGCACAAACAACCCCAACCCCCTGGGCCTGCCCACCAAAGTGGTCATGTCCCTCTTCAACTCCAAACAGATGGCAAAGAAAATGCACTACACTCAAGCCATCACCACCAGTCTGAAGTCTGACATCCTGTCATACTCCGGAAAGCTGAAAGACAGTTTGCCAAAGGTGATTCTTTATACtcacttcaaatgtaattaagAATCAACTCCCAGTTGCATGACTGCAGATAATTTGATTTGTGGATTATTTACAATGGTGGTCCGCTGACCTCCaagaactgtttttttattctttaattatgGTAATAGTACCTGTAGAGCTTGGTGTGACACTTGACATTCAAACAGACATATTATCAAAGAGCAAAGTAGCAAATTACGCTATCAGTAAAATGGTAAGATAAACCACAGCCAAATAATACAACTGTTTCCACCTGTAATTAAGTACAGATGCCAATATTAGTTAGCGGCTTATCTTAACTCAAATACCTTACTGTTTCAGTTGGCAGcctttttatgatgtcacacctGATTTTTGGTGTTATGTTTGGATGTAAAGGTGAATAGATAATTAAGTTGGAATGTGATGGATTAGCCATAATTTTTGATTGTGCATGCCGGATATCCTACATCAGTATAAATCATGCAGAGCTGAACATACGGCATGCCCCTTTAGCATCAGTAAATTGATATGTTCTTACCTGTTTTCGGAGTACTACATATTCCATATTTCTGTCACCACAGGTCTTAACCCCGCTGCCATCCAAGTCAAGTGAAAAGTGCAAGCTCAAACCCGAGACGCAGCCAAGCAACGAGTCCGACAGGGACTCTTCTTCCTCCAAGTCAGAGCCAAGACGGGTGAAAATATTCGATGGAGGGTATGTATCataggtttttaaaaaaaatatataatgtaaaaaaaataaacagaaagggCCTGTGGTGTTGGTTGTATGTCTTCattccctgtttgttttgcaggtaCAAGTCAAATGAGGAATATGTGTACGTGCGTGGCCGGGGCCGGGGGAAGTACATCTGTGAAGAGTGTGGCATCCGCTGCAAGAAGCCCAGCATGCTCCGCAAACACATCCGCACACACAGCGACGTCCGTCCCTATCACTGCACCCACTGCAACTTTTCCTTCAAGACTAAAGGTACCCGCTGGACAGGAGTCCGATTTCTGCACTGCTGACTACACTACAAAACTTTGCTCACACCTCTCCCATGATACACAAACCTATTCTGTGTCTCATTTTCACCTGGTCTTCGTGGTCTTTATTCAAGCCTCTGCTGTTTTGAACTCTCTGAAGGCCTTGATTTTGGATAAAAGGCCTTGATTTTTTGCAAAACCTACACAAGATCACAAGTTTTACTTAAATTAACAAAGTTGTGTGCAAGATGAAAGAATGCAACACGTTTAAATTTGTTACTTTACTTGGTAACGTGAAGAACAGAGTGTGCTGTGCTTATAACGAGTCATCGTGGGAAATTAGTCAGCACCAGCCTCACTCCCCTCACCTACACAAGGTGATCCAGTGAGATGTCTCTCCTTTCACAGGAAATCTGACCAAACACATGAAGTCCAAGGCCCATAGTAAGAAGTGCATGGAGATGGGcgtgtctctgagctctgtggaGGACCAGGATACAGAGGACACAGGTAAATTTCACTCTGGCATACAGTTGTGTCTGACAGCGCAGAGTGATgccacctgtgtgtgtcagaggtaTGAGCTGGGGAAATGTACTGTGTAGTCaatgggcagccatcttgggAAGGCTGCAAGGGCTGTTTGTGATTGAGCATCTGTAGTTTTGACAAAGGCATTCAACTCGCGTCTGCTCTGAAGTCTGTTGTTGAAGAATATGGTACTGCTTACattcctgtttttgttgtaaCTGATCAATGTTCAAATCCACTTTTatgaatttcaaacaaaaaggCAGCTGTTTTTATAGCCTTAGCGGGAGACGCACAAAATTGAGTCATTAGAGAAAAGAGTGGGCCACAAATTAATGTTTACAAAGTGCGCTCGGACAGTGCTTGTGTTTATCCGTCTCCTCTGGACTCCAGCAACAGGAACCCTCGGTTTTTAATAGTTATAATAACAGAAGCGGCCATTAAACAGAGATTGTGTTTGACTGCGCTCTGATTGATGGCTGTGCTGTGATCCAATCGGAAATGCTAAATGCAGCTCTCTGGCTGGTGACCTCAGAATGCATGTGGGCGGAATGTAGAGCACTTAGAGAGAGGAAATTACTGCTTCTAATATtagagagaggagctggaaaTCTCCTGAGGTCCCTGAATCTGGAGGAGTTTTGTGTTCATCTCTCCCAGGGCTAAGCTTGGTGGGGTGTCTGCatcgctcttttttttttttcctccttcttaTTATTgttgccattatttttaatttagtcCTGTCAGTCACCAGGCAACTATATCCCAGCGGATTTCCTGCGCACAACTTATgtacataaatgaatacaaatgcagttaataaacaataatattgCTGTCAACAGTAATGGGCATCATTTGCCTTACCATATCACATGATGCCACGAGCACGTAATCATTATGTGCCACGATCTTGTGATGTCTTTACCTGTGACCTCACTGCCCCCCAGACTGAcgcatctctcctctctctcccccaggaGAGCGCAACCAAACGAGCAGCACCGAGCGCGCGGGTTCGGATGGCGAGGATTCGGACGGCTTGGAGGATGAGGATAACGACGGGGAGGACGAAGACGAGGACGACAGCCAGGCGGAGTCGGGCCTGTCCACGACGCCTTCGGTCTCTGCCAGCCCGCAGCACCTCCCCGCCGCCCCTCTGGACGCCCTGCCCAGCGCCCTCCTGGCCCAGATGTCCATCTCAGGGGCCTCCCCCGGCCCTGGCTCCggccctgcccccctctccttACCTGCACCCCCCGTCTCTGACTCTCAGGCCTCAGACACGGAGTCCGTGACCATGATGAGCCCCGTCTCTGTGGTCTCCCCCGGCCCCgccactctctctttccccccgcCGGCGGTCTCGGAGTCCCACGGCTCCGACACGGAGTCCGTCACCATGATGAGCCCCGTCTCCCCATGCAGGCAGATGTCCATCGACTACCCCGATGTTGACGCCCCCATCAGCCCCCCTGCCCCAGGCAAGGGCACTAAGGTAAGACGGATGTTTTCTCtatccattctctctctctttgtccatttctctctcttgccctctgtgtcttcctctctcctcttccctcccctctctctgcctacCTCACACGTAGAACTACATTTTCtacattctcattttttcctcattgattCAGCCACCGACTGACTGCATTTTCTCGCAGAACCAGCTGACCATCGGAGGCAGCCTGAGGGTGTATTTGCTCAGCGTttccatgtaaatgtaaaacctgTCTGTCCCCCGCCCAGGATGCCCCGAGTTCCCCGCCCCCCCAGCAGACCGGTGAGGCGGGCGTCCCCGTGGACCGCAGCACCCAGACCACCCTGCTGCCGGCCTCTGCCTACGACCCCCCGGGGCCCCTGCGCTTCCTCCCGCAGACCCAGATCCAGGAGCACGGTGGGTCGGCGCACACCCACCTCTTCAGCCACCTGCCGCCGCactcccagcagccccctcgCTCGCCCTACAGCATGGTGCCCGTGGGCGGCATCCAGCTCGTCCCCGCCGGGCTGGCGGCGTACTCCACCTTCCTGCCCGTGCAGGCGGGCCCCGTGCAGCTCACCATCCCGGCCGTGAGCGTGCTGCACCGCAGCGGCAGCCCCCTGTCCCCGGCCGACTCTCCCCCCCGCCCGGACGCCCCGCTCGCCCCGCACGCGGGCGTGGCCGAGCCCGTGGGCGGAGTCCTGCCCTGCTTCCCGCTGGGGCAGGTGAGTGTGGCCGGCCTGCAGCCCCTCGGGGCTCCCCAGGCTCTGCAGCCCCTGGGGCTGGAGGCGCTCGGCGTGGTGGGGGTGGCCAACGCCGGCCTCCCCACCACCCAGCTGCTCCCCCAGCCCGGCCTCGCCCTCAAAACCCTGGGTTTGCAGGTGCTGGCTGCCGGTCCCGCCTCCCAGGGCGTGCCCAGTCCCCAGACGCACGTCTCGGGGCTTCAGATTCTAAACATCGCCCTGCCCACCCTCATCCCCTCGCTCAGCCCCctccccgccgcccccccctGCCACGCAGAGCCCCCCGCCGGCTCTCCCGGTGCCACCCCCACCGCCACCACGTCCCCCCAGCCGGGCCCCGCGGTCCAGGTTTCACAAGAAGCGCCACTGCACGGCGTGCCAAGTGCGGGAGCAGCCGCCGGACTCAGTACGGAGAGTGCCGAGCAGGGGAAGGCCACGTCACCCCCGCTCCCGTCTTCGTCCCCCAGTGGGAGCGCTCCCGTGGGGGGGTCCAGGGGTCAGGAGCCACAGAAGCGGCTGGCGTTCGCCAAGCGCCAGGTGACTGTGGAATACAACGACGCCTCAAGCGACGACGAAGACAGACTCGTCATCGCCACCTAAACGCCCCCCAGTTTaaagcttttctttctttcttcctttctttttttttttttaaatgctctgtcactttgtaaaactgaaaacacttaAAAAGGATTGCATCTCTGCGATTCGTTTTTCTCTCAAAGCACATTTTCTGACATTTCATATTGTATGTGCAATCATAAATGATGACCAATcgctttttgttttattttaaacttttttttggaCAGCTACAgacaatttatttcttttatttttgtacatgttGTAAAGACAGTTGTGCCTTTTGGAGTATCTGTATATAATTCAGTACAATCTAGTAGTTACTTGTGTTTATTTAGAGAAAAtggaagcaaaaacaaaaagtggaggaaaatttttattttgaaaaattaatgtCAATCagaaatttatggaaaaataaagtatatatGTTGCACtgataaatgtacatttctatGGTTTGGGGCAATGTTtccatgtaaaaatgttgtagtttgaatatttattgtattcCATCTCTGGCCATGATCCATAGGTCTGTGTAAAACGGTAGCTTCGCATTGTGGTATCTATTACGAGCTGTACCAGTAAAACTTTGTTTACAAATGTGCACATGCTACCTGTGTCTTTTTATTGCACCTGAAACACTTAAACATTCACGCAGTCTTGGTGGAAGGcttttgcacatgcacatgcacagtctCCTACAGGCTACTCAGATCCAACCATCAATCCAAGAAGGGCTCTTCTCTGTACTCCCTTTGCCATCGCAGAAATGCATTATTCTCACCAATAACAAGAGCATTTCTGCGGACCAATCAGAACTGCAAGACTTTGGAAGGCGTTGTCTCACCTTATAGGGCAGTGTCACATCCGGTAGCGAGGGTGACAGCGTGCGCGCTGCCTCTCCAGCCTTACGGTGTGCGAGTGGAGACACCTAGAGGACAACAGCTGTCATTGCGGAGTGAGGGGGTGTAGCAGGTGGGCGTGACGGATGTTGCTAAGCTACAGCGGGCataaagaaaacactgcaaaagACTGGAATGGTGCGTGGAGAGAGGGAATCAGGGTAGCATTGCGCTGTGAAGAGGCAGATCAGGGACCAAAGGAATGCGGTACCAtgagcacttaatttttcttcttccatCCAGTAGGAGGACATTTATTGCTGAGATTAAAACTcctatccatttttttttatagatgtGCGTAGTCCCTTCCCTTCACCATGAAGGAAATTAATCGCGCAGCCAATGCTTGAAATAGTTTCATGACAGAGGGCTGCAGCTGACAGCTTCATCGGGAATGTCAATGTTGGTTGTGAGGCAGCTCGAGGTTTCGTAACACCGTTCTCTCCTCTGGACAGGTGGAAGGAGTCTCATGCTGTCGTGATATGGCATATTCAACAGTCATAATGGCAACTCTTGTCCATTTAATGTCTGGCACGAGTAGGGTTGTATTTTTCTTGATTAAACCACACTTTCTGATGAACGAGCGCAAGCAGGTCTAGGCAGAGATCCCTTTCGTATAATATGTTCTGTTTTGGGTGGTCTGTTACGGCGGCTTCAGGGACGAGGGGTTTGCTCTTCATCTCAACACCCTGGAGAGGCAGGACCCGATCCTGCAAGTTACAGCCAGTGCCCAGCTGGAATCAGACCTGTCCTCAGCAATAGGGGGGTTCCGATTCAGGAGCACCAGGTTGATGGTTCTCGGTGACGGCCTCTTGGGTTAGATAtcgcggcagtgtagcatagtgtagtGGAGCAGGACTTGTCAAAGACTGCCAGTTCAATTTCCCTACtggagtactgctgctgtacccttgggcgaggtacttaacccacagttgcctcagtaaatatccagctgtataaatggataacattgcaaaaaactgtaacctatgtaagtcactctggataagagcatctgctaaaaagccaataatttaatgtaacaatGTCACCCTCTCTATCTGGGTCCAAAACGGCACAGTGTTACATCACATGCTTGTTGCAAAACCAGCACAACACTGCGTTTTAATGCTGTCTGTGCCCCTAGAAGCATGTGATGTGTTCAGAGCTGAAACATGTTGCCATAAGAAAAAGGGCagctgtgtagcacagtggtaaggagcagaactcataactgaaaggttgccagctcaattccttgctggggcactgctgttgtaccttaaggtaaggtacttaacccagaattgcctcagtaaatatccagctgtataaatggatcacgTAAATATTGTAACATATTTAAGCTGCTCTTGATAACAGCACCTGCAAAAAATGGCAATAAGAAAAAGGGAGATGAAGATCCCACATTATACGTGTTTGCTCTTAAGAAAGGTGAGCAATGTGATTTTGCAAATAATGTGCCCATgttatgtatgaatgcatgtatgcgcacacactcagCATATGTACGTAAGAAGGCCATGCTCAAATGGGTGAAATCGTCTGATAATGCTAAAACACTCTGAAAAAGGTAGGATATATttccccctgctggccacaAGCTGAAATCGTTAAGGAGCGCGCGTGCCGCAGCCCTCTCACATTGCGCCAATGGACCAAATGATAACACATTAACACTAAAGCATAATGCTGggttttttctctttcttttcttttttggcttaTATCCCGATTTAAAAACGACATCTGACAGAGCTCTTCCACCGTGAGGCAAACGGTGACCAAACCCCCTTTCCCGGGAGACAACGTTTTAGAGAAAAGTGACAAGCACAACTATTTTAATCTGCAGAAGTATTTCTAATGATACAATGCAACTAATGCATTATGTCAAGTTTAAACATGCGGTACTGTGAAATTGGTGCGCGTGTCACGCCTTGCACGTACCTGTAGGGCGGTAGGGCGTGTAATTCTTCactttaaaattacataaacGTATAGAACATCAAGAGCATGGACTTTCATTCTTTTTACCTTCCATGTCACGCACATTCGCATAGAGAGGGGGAAGTCGGGAAATCCAGGCAATTACACCGCGCTGTTTAGCTGCCTAACAATTTATCTGTGGACGTACTTTTCACTTCAAACGGTTTCGTCCTTTAAGATGAAACCATTTTACCAGAGCATTCCGACCGATTGCTCCGAGTGAATTCAGGTATATCGagtaacacattttcacacGCTCGGcgaaaataaaaagtaaaagatGAAGTATAAAGTATATATGAACATTACCagtcaaaacacatttattcatagaAGTggttttctttatatttactaTTTTGAACATTTAGAATAATAAGgacatcagaactatgaaataacacaaatggaattattctgtggccaaaaagtgttaaacaaatcaacactattttattttatccttcaaagtagccaaaaaaatattttccatacaTAGGCATTAACTTCACTAtctatatttgtctaagaaactaatttcaagcatttaaatataagtcttcagatcaaaatgtctttgaatgaatgtttcccGTTATCTTGATCAGTTGTGCCCAATTTCTTTGACTGGTAGGCCTactctgcgtgtgcgtgtgtgtttgtgtgtgtgtgcgtgtgcgtatacacacatacttcaTCTTTTTTCCACACTGGGATGCTACCTGAATAATGAAAATTCAGCGCGCCGCCGCTTGGCGTCTCCAGCCGTCAGGCTCTGTACATGCAAAGTTCTTATCTTGTTCTGCAGGCTGCTTGCTTGTCGGTGACTTTTAACAAACGGCATTGTCTAGTAAAAAGTCAGAGGACAAAACTGTTTACACGCggctgaggggggagagagagaggggtgtgcagtTGCGTATATAAAAAGGACATTGCGACCACAGCAGCGgaatcacagacagaacagcCCAAGGGGAAAGGCTGTCGTactcaaatttattttaataggcGGTTTTTTGTTgctattgttttcttttgattttcaCGTATTTTGCTGGCTTACAGTCACCTACATTTTGTatggaatattttcatttttttccagaacactGAAGAGTAGAAGAGGCAACAAATCAATCTGAAGATCAAAATGGAATTGCGCATAACTTTCTCAGTGATATATATCATATTTTCTGGGTGTTTACATACAGGTAAGTTATAGCTGACGACTGTGTCTCAATAAAAACCGACCATTCGACCAAgggtgttttcattttttataccttttaattttgtcattgGCATTTTTACAATTCCATAGTACACGAATTACATATTCAAGTACATGAACGGTGCATATGAAACTGCACAATTTGTGATTCTGTCAGTTTTCACTCAAGTAAAATATACCTTCAAGAAACTAAAAGAATTCTAATTTTCTTAAAACCGTGCTGatatgtacaatatattaaTGCGTATTCTTTATATAATCATACGCAGTATGGATAACTCTTGGAATCTGATACACGCCGTTAACAAATTTGGCATTCTTTGGATTCCCACGCCACGGAGCATTACCTGAGCTATATTAGTCAAGATACATCGTCAAAGTCTACCTCAGTGATAACTCTTGAACATGTGATAATTTTGCTTTTCGTGCTCTCTGCATCACCAGTGACCCCGGCACCGATGAGCGAGGAGACAGCGTCAGTGGCCACCACCAGCCCCTCCGCGCACCACACCAGGACAAAACGATGCTCCTGCGCGACGTTCCTGGACAAAGAGTGCGTCTACTTCTGTCATCTCGACATCATATGGATCAACACCCCAGAGTAAGGATACAGCACCCCATTGCTGATTATGAaaacattgtattgtattgcttCGACAGTAACAGTTGAAATTTGAAAACTAACACTAACTGTTGTTGTTCGTTTTCCCCAGACGCACCGTCTCGTACGGACTGGGAAGCGCTCCAAGAAAGAAGCGCTCGCTTGTGAAACCCTTCGTCCTCAAGCGTACTGAGCAGAAACCTCGCTGCAAGTGCGTGGAGAAGGAAGACCGCACCTGCGCGACGTTCTGTCAGCAGGATAATCCCGCGAGGTACGGGGAATCGCCACAACTTTACAGAATTGTGAACATGCTTCTGAATGAAGCATATATTCCAGTGTCAAAATGTATGTGCTTGAAAATATATAATACCATACCTCAATACTGCTAATGCCTAGGCTATAttgcaaaatgtatatttggCAGTTGATATGTCTTACGGTAAAAGCTTTCACAAACATGGAAACCGCAACAACTCATATGTTTTCAGTATACGACAATGCCATGGCATATTGAAGATTACATGGCaatgttccatttttaaaatgtaacatttaggCGATTAGTTTTTCGCAAGGCACTGTCTCTCCTCCGCCTACATTCCTGAGGTTAGTGCAGCTCCTTGTTATTACAGAGCGCAACGCCTCTGATGCTTTTTGGTAAAGTCCAGTCCAACTTCGTGCAGTTAGCAAACAAAGCAATTTGACTTGCAGAAACAAGTTCCTATTCTTATTCTATTCTCTCCTAAAACTTTTTTCAGATAAGGTCGCTTCTGTTTTGATGCGTGTTGTACGCGCGTACTCTACCGACGGACAAGCGGTGATTCTCACGCGGTGCGCTTTCCAATTCTCAGGTTGCGGGCAGCGAAACTTCCCACCCAGGGCAGCGACTGTGCCGCGTGGCAGTGCGTGTTCAACCTGCAAGCCAGCAAGAGGGAGATTAAaaggtaagaaaaaaatgtcctcctggaaagaagagaaaatacCTGAGTTCCATTTGCAGAATAATTGTACAAAGTAATTACAGCCTCATGTCAGGTGTGTCTCAAGTGAGGCGTAATCTTTAGAAAGCACAATTTACTGAAGTGTAGGAGATAGTGAAGCAGAGGCACGCCGCTCTCAAACATCAGCCACAGCCTTTAAATGGGAACGCTGAGTGGTCGTTACAGCGCAAGCTAACGATATAATGAGAAAGAAATGGCCTAGATTAAAGGTataaagacatttcaaaaaacCATTTCACCCTTTTAAAAACCTTGTGAGAAATTCCAAGTGGTGGCAGATGACAGGAGATTTCAGAGGCCCTTGAAGCTGATTATGAATACTGAGAGAAGGCAGCATCACATGGTCTAACTTCCATCATGTAGAATCTTGTTGAAACGCTAAACCCAAACGTCCATGGCGCCTGTGTCTGTTATTTTGACAacttaatgaaatgaaaacatatccTGCAATTTGCAGCTCGTTTCATTTTCACGTCAGGCTTCGGATGAAAGTGGGGTTGATTGACTGGAAAGGGACAGTGATGTCCTTACCAAATCTAGCGGTGTGATATTCACCACTCTGTTCTTACTGTAGCGGTACAATATTTTAAAGTCTCTTCTTAATCTGAGGGTACGATATTCATGGATCTATTGTTAATCTAGTGGTAGGACATTCACCACTCTcttctgaatctagtggtagAATAT
Encoded here:
- the hivep1 gene encoding zinc finger protein 40, with the translated sequence MPRTKQNHPKNLKDKIEEAQKELKDPKGSQKGVSENSRRSVDGIKGLKRKKVVAESQLKKIPKSPVKKPSQAKTSAAKEATPSCSFPGGPSQSKSAAPVQNGDPDSTLQAPPRPPVGEPVRAKASPKAAGGDRLMQTEVCSTQQQCFEPCDGQRGSACSVGGSLRDNWGGTANSDSTTASHTRAPLEVLLKAMEPDLCSLAERKGSFSVASIGTAGPTLTAHTAVPMPSANVGIPAQPSLTTPDFASRQQQYYSSVPQGAPLSGLVANQAMPVQYQQSQAALPCRQQEVVRSAALHREKQGIQQSYSAMPASALTHSPTPSGPKVLPQSQPTVHTCQSVSASVPSAIQVPVTPGYHQVQMATIVTPGVEQMCSSSAKDQKQKKQGKYVCEYCSRACAKPSVLLKHIRSHTGERPYPCVTCGFSFKTKSNLYKHKKSHAHAIKLGMVVRSDSGGGTLSQESDRTASTHSDVEESGESEEESAADLDPESSQSSIAGLSESSRQSGSAAHASQGEAEPTATLEALKATTNQKAAEPKVTAPLPKVVVYPVNVSPLRADSPRVTDSTPELAQAQRQREFQATSVRSNITVLSSLTEVDCTTLQDTISEDEERHCKPSPGGGHAQLQRQEATEFSLLQRQQATDAYQQQQGKGLLSPRSLGSTDSGYFSRSESADQAMSPPSPFVKITPPTDMDVSKNPLMSHSVVATVMQATHVEKPPALQGQMRPPLETKTLSLEERISKLISDNEAVVDDKQLDSVKPRRTSLSRRGSIDSPKSYIFKDSFQFDLKPMGRRSSSSSDIPKSPFTPTDKSKQVFLLSVPPQYPSMDCLPITRSNSMPTTPGFSALPPNVPAQPNVLRGCQSFDDKIGSLNDDVFISAPPTPNPAVHPRTLVRQIAIEDSSTTEGHGLVSARSMDESRLGPNLSTEIIQRSKSFEHGPGPEINKKPQQGKGTMFECETCRNRYRKLENFENHKKFYCSELHGPKSKPAAVREADQDVFLRGMQQSQASHQRATGIPGIAEQQTSVRKRRKMKSVGDDDDQSPTETNPPCSGSFDSCQLSKDIRGRTFPQASLIVELQSASNPPQISPIQLIGRGTETSESRLSPIREAQISVSAKERGDLQRQGSGTSVIRHTNSLSRPNSFETSESIDRSSPVDLVEKEAQSITRTATGATVNIKQEGHSEMAPLQKCIDREMPGSDYHTNRMSAVPSESCAPTQQSRLVRQNNIQVPEILVTEEPDREQESQASEPEKPPETFSWPQRSESLSKLPTEKLPPKKKRIRLAEMEHSSGESSFESSLSRSLSRDSSLSRCSSISASFDRDEIPRADSPSRSECTSRSQEVQGLPLACNTLGVPGLRDSREMRRASSEQISCTQPSVEITSEYRSKSFDCGSVSPSRSLSPMETTLPKSPQAAPVVQVPLIERRRGPLVRQMSLKIGLDSQQQPGKHPPALQKVSTANTVPAPQHRFQAVGLPGINQPLILPQVIPGEGLQQKNEVTVQSINLGSQTQHPPVHGLPHPWHQTSKTVMCLRTQQAPVQVVVGQHDAQHNSADSQDKRSYIPKYQLQVSAHKPSAYAPPTTLGTQIALPVLTLPVAKEVCNISKPTGGVQNICVVPQSHQIIANPAASIVLPVGLPSRAGIAPLPQILITHELNPPSTAASCGAPPPAPTADSGVKNVPRVHAEDPQASASVQLKSSSVPDTQSRTVDSRSMPSLGSLHCVQKMSSMGLCPQQEPAASSKRMLSPANSLDIAMEKQQKRAKDEHGAACLTDGRSLSYLNSKMAEVTRQRKLTLVRQVCTTEPVDSPIESEPSPQQLEKAEAEKSDPVDTQTPNTSKNRATVEHVAENETPAVAVYQGSSALASSPVPANSTLKSQVKCEEGRSTVKSPVRIPSLHGQGKLASSVSVVSTRDSHRLSFPSLKTATTLTWCYLMKRKPLHIPQTDQKISAYATWSICTNNPNPLGLPTKVVMSLFNSKQMAKKMHYTQAITTSLKSDILSYSGKLKDSLPKVLTPLPSKSSEKCKLKPETQPSNESDRDSSSSKSEPRRVKIFDGGYKSNEEYVYVRGRGRGKYICEECGIRCKKPSMLRKHIRTHSDVRPYHCTHCNFSFKTKGNLTKHMKSKAHSKKCMEMGVSLSSVEDQDTEDTGERNQTSSTERAGSDGEDSDGLEDEDNDGEDEDEDDSQAESGLSTTPSVSASPQHLPAAPLDALPSALLAQMSISGASPGPGSGPAPLSLPAPPVSDSQASDTESVTMMSPVSVVSPGPATLSFPPPAVSESHGSDTESVTMMSPVSPCRQMSIDYPDVDAPISPPAPGKGTKDAPSSPPPQQTGEAGVPVDRSTQTTLLPASAYDPPGPLRFLPQTQIQEHGGSAHTHLFSHLPPHSQQPPRSPYSMVPVGGIQLVPAGLAAYSTFLPVQAGPVQLTIPAVSVLHRSGSPLSPADSPPRPDAPLAPHAGVAEPVGGVLPCFPLGQVSVAGLQPLGAPQALQPLGLEALGVVGVANAGLPTTQLLPQPGLALKTLGLQVLAAGPASQGVPSPQTHVSGLQILNIALPTLIPSLSPLPAAPPCHAEPPAGSPGATPTATTSPQPGPAVQVSQEAPLHGVPSAGAAAGLSTESAEQGKATSPPLPSSSPSGSAPVGGSRGQEPQKRLAFAKRQVTVEYNDASSDDEDRLVIAT
- the edn1 gene encoding endothelin-1 gives rise to the protein MELRITFSVIYIIFSGCLHTVTPAPMSEETASVATTSPSAHHTRTKRCSCATFLDKECVYFCHLDIIWINTPERTVSYGLGSAPRKKRSLVKPFVLKRTEQKPRCKCVEKEDRTCATFCQQDNPARLRAAKLPTQGSDCAAWQCVFNLQASKREIKRVGDRSSRSKRPSARRSPRGANRRRWARAWEDENAAS